One window of Quercus robur chromosome 5, dhQueRobu3.1, whole genome shotgun sequence genomic DNA carries:
- the LOC126725728 gene encoding uncharacterized protein LOC126725728 isoform X1: MATTSLLLPQPSLFPPSSSSSSSSSSFFGGTHLRSHKNFVSLSCSSSSFSSSKFDTSRFSSGRFRTVVNASGDYYATLGVPKSASSKEIKAAYRKLARQYHPDVNKQPGATEKFKEISAAYEVLSDDKKRALYDQYGEAGVKSTVGGPSNAYTTNPFDLFETFFGPSMGGFSGMDPAGFRTRRRSTVTKGEDIRYDIILEFSEAIFGSEKEFELSHLETCEVCTGTGAKIGSKKRICSTCGGRGQVMRTEQTPFGMFSQVSVCPNCGGEGEVISEYCRKCSGEGRIRVKKNIKVKVPPGVSVGSILRVAGEGDAGPRGSGPPGDLYVYLDVEEISGIQRDGINLSSTVSISYLDAILGAVVKVKTVEGVTELQIPPGTQPGDVLVLAKKGAPKLNKPSIRGDHLFTVKVTIPNRVSAKERELLEELALMKTTTSSRSRTRPKTQSPLKSREYQEENVAEKKEESVDQNDVWNKLKEFAGSVANGTLRWLKDNL, from the exons ATGGCCACCACTTCTCTCTTACTACCCCAACCTTCTCTCTTCccgccttcttcttcttcttcatcttcctcttcttctttcttcggTGGGACCCACCTTCGGTCCCACAAGAACTTTGTCTCTCTTTCttgttcatcttcttctttttcttcttccaaatTCGATACAAGTAGATTCTCTTCGGGTCGGTTTAGGACAGTGGTTAATGCTTCTGGGGACTACTATGCCACTCTTGGGGTCCCCAAGTCTGCTAGTAGCAAAGAAATCAAGGCAGCTTATCGAAAATTAGCTCGCCAG taccACCCTGATGTCAATAAGCAACCTGGAGCAACGGAAAAGTTTAAAGAGATTAGTGCTGCATATGAG GTGCTATCAGATGATAAAAAGAGGGCTTTGTATGATCAATATGGTGAAGCTGGAGTTAAGAGCACAGTGGGCGGACCATCAAATGCTTACACG accaatccttttgatttatttgaaacattttttgGTCCAAGCATGGGTGGATTTAGTGGTATGGACCCAGCTGGATTCAGAACACGCCGTCGTAGTACCGTCACTAAGGGTGAAGATATACG TTATGATATCATCTTAGAATTTTCTGAGGCTATTTTTGGTTCGGAAAAAGAATTTGAGCTTTCCCATCTGGAAACATGTGAAGTTTGTACTGGTACTGGAGCAAAGATAGGCTCCAAGAAGAGGATATGCTCAACTTGTGGTGGGAGGGGTCAAGTAATGAGAACTGAGCAAACACCTTTTGGCATGTTTTCACAG GTTTCTGTATGTCCAAATTGTGGTGGGGAGGGTGAAGTTATTTCTGAATACTGTCGGAAATGCTCGGGTGAAGGACGTATACGTGTTAAGAAAAATATCAAAGTTAAAGTTCCTCCCGGAGTTAGTGTGGGCAGTATCCTTAGAGTCGCTGGAGAGGGTGATGCCGGACCAAGAGG CAGTGGTCCTCCTGGGGATCTTTATGTATACCTTGATGTTGAAGAGATATCAGGAATTCAAAGAGATGGCATAAATCTCTCCTCAACAGTATCTATCAGTTATCTAGATGCCATATTGGGGGCGGTTGTTAAG GTAAAGACAGTTGAGGGAGTTACTGAATTACAAATTCCACCAGGTACCCAACCTGGGGATGTGCTTGTCCTGGCAAAGAAAGGTGCACCAAAACTGAATAAACCGTCGATCCGTGGTGACCACTTATTTACAGTTAAAGTTACTATACCAAATCGTGTCAG TGCCAAGGAGCGTGAATTGCTTGAAGAACTGGCTTTGATGAAGACCACTACCAGCAGCCGTTCACGAACTCGTCCTAAAACTCAGTCACCAC TTAAAAGTAGAGAATATCAGGAGGAAAATGTTgcagaaaaaaaggaagaatcaGTAGACCAAAATGATGTATGGAATAAGTTAAAAGAGTTTGCTGG
- the LOC126725728 gene encoding uncharacterized protein LOC126725728 isoform X2: MATTSLLLPQPSLFPPSSSSSSSSSSFFGGTHLRSHKNFVSLSCSSSSFSSSKFDTSRFSSGRFRTVVNASGDYYATLGVPKSASSKEIKAAYRKLARQYHPDVNKQPGATEKFKEISAAYEVLSDDKKRALYDQYGEAGVKSTVGGPSNAYTTNPFDLFETFFGPSMGGFSGMDPAGFRTRRRSTVTKGEDIRYDIILEFSEAIFGSEKEFELSHLETCEVCTGTGAKIGSKKRICSTCGGRGQVMRTEQTPFGMFSQVSVCPNCGGEGEVISEYCRKCSGEGRIRVKKNIKVKVPPGVSVGSILRVAGEGDAGPRGGPPGDLYVYLDVEEISGIQRDGINLSSTVSISYLDAILGAVVKVKTVEGVTELQIPPGTQPGDVLVLAKKGAPKLNKPSIRGDHLFTVKVTIPNRVSAKERELLEELALMKTTTSSRSRTRPKTQSPLKSREYQEENVAEKKEESVDQNDVWNKLKEFAGSVANGTLRWLKDNL; encoded by the exons ATGGCCACCACTTCTCTCTTACTACCCCAACCTTCTCTCTTCccgccttcttcttcttcttcatcttcctcttcttctttcttcggTGGGACCCACCTTCGGTCCCACAAGAACTTTGTCTCTCTTTCttgttcatcttcttctttttcttcttccaaatTCGATACAAGTAGATTCTCTTCGGGTCGGTTTAGGACAGTGGTTAATGCTTCTGGGGACTACTATGCCACTCTTGGGGTCCCCAAGTCTGCTAGTAGCAAAGAAATCAAGGCAGCTTATCGAAAATTAGCTCGCCAG taccACCCTGATGTCAATAAGCAACCTGGAGCAACGGAAAAGTTTAAAGAGATTAGTGCTGCATATGAG GTGCTATCAGATGATAAAAAGAGGGCTTTGTATGATCAATATGGTGAAGCTGGAGTTAAGAGCACAGTGGGCGGACCATCAAATGCTTACACG accaatccttttgatttatttgaaacattttttgGTCCAAGCATGGGTGGATTTAGTGGTATGGACCCAGCTGGATTCAGAACACGCCGTCGTAGTACCGTCACTAAGGGTGAAGATATACG TTATGATATCATCTTAGAATTTTCTGAGGCTATTTTTGGTTCGGAAAAAGAATTTGAGCTTTCCCATCTGGAAACATGTGAAGTTTGTACTGGTACTGGAGCAAAGATAGGCTCCAAGAAGAGGATATGCTCAACTTGTGGTGGGAGGGGTCAAGTAATGAGAACTGAGCAAACACCTTTTGGCATGTTTTCACAG GTTTCTGTATGTCCAAATTGTGGTGGGGAGGGTGAAGTTATTTCTGAATACTGTCGGAAATGCTCGGGTGAAGGACGTATACGTGTTAAGAAAAATATCAAAGTTAAAGTTCCTCCCGGAGTTAGTGTGGGCAGTATCCTTAGAGTCGCTGGAGAGGGTGATGCCGGACCAAGAGG TGGTCCTCCTGGGGATCTTTATGTATACCTTGATGTTGAAGAGATATCAGGAATTCAAAGAGATGGCATAAATCTCTCCTCAACAGTATCTATCAGTTATCTAGATGCCATATTGGGGGCGGTTGTTAAG GTAAAGACAGTTGAGGGAGTTACTGAATTACAAATTCCACCAGGTACCCAACCTGGGGATGTGCTTGTCCTGGCAAAGAAAGGTGCACCAAAACTGAATAAACCGTCGATCCGTGGTGACCACTTATTTACAGTTAAAGTTACTATACCAAATCGTGTCAG TGCCAAGGAGCGTGAATTGCTTGAAGAACTGGCTTTGATGAAGACCACTACCAGCAGCCGTTCACGAACTCGTCCTAAAACTCAGTCACCAC TTAAAAGTAGAGAATATCAGGAGGAAAATGTTgcagaaaaaaaggaagaatcaGTAGACCAAAATGATGTATGGAATAAGTTAAAAGAGTTTGCTGG